In the Palaeococcus pacificus DY20341 genome, one interval contains:
- a CDS encoding NADH-quinone oxidoreductase subunit B family protein gives MGKLYNFKRSLWVFHASGGSCNACDIEIVAALTPRYDVERFGIKLVGSPRHADVLLVTGAIPRDFADKLRRIYEQMPDPKAVVVIGNCGTSGGVFYDSYNIAGPIDEIIPVDVYVPGCPPRPEAIIDGVVKAWLKIEKLEKQLEGKKE, from the coding sequence ATGGGGAAGCTGTACAACTTTAAGCGCTCCCTTTGGGTTTTTCATGCCTCTGGGGGCTCATGCAATGCATGTGACATTGAAATAGTTGCAGCTCTAACACCAAGGTACGATGTTGAAAGGTTTGGAATTAAGTTAGTAGGCTCACCTAGGCATGCTGATGTTCTCTTAGTCACAGGTGCAATTCCAAGAGACTTTGCCGATAAGCTCAGGCGCATATACGAGCAGATGCCTGATCCAAAGGCAGTTGTAGTAATTGGAAACTGCGGCACGAGTGGAGGAGTATTTTATGACTCCTACAACATAGCCGGTCCAATTGATGAAATAATCCCCGTTGATGTATATGTCCCGGGATGTCCGCCAAGGCCAGAGGCAATAATTGATGGGGTTGTTAAGGCGTGGCTCAAAATTGAGAAGCTTGAAAAACAGCTGGAGGGGAAGAAAGAATGA